A single window of Montipora capricornis isolate CH-2021 chromosome 14, ASM3666992v2, whole genome shotgun sequence DNA harbors:
- the LOC138033506 gene encoding microfibril-associated glycoprotein 4-like, producing MSFFTTVFCFELVLYALFVNQPVALSGNTAAKLKTATQHCNNIYFYAGSSKKIEAMLKEMKKQLTQIQSDIDTLKGGNNTVKVRRNCAELYKSGERSSGVYTIDPDGSGAFDVFCDQTTAGGGWTVFQKRLDGSVDFYRGWSDYKQGFGNLRGEYWLGLDKIHRLTKLVKNTLRVDLEDTKGKTAYAAYDMFAVTSERAKYQLSLGTYSGTAGDSLSYHRGVAFSTKDKDNDQNSGNNAALYKGAWWYKSGHLSNLNGRYHHGKHSSYADGVNWLSWKGYYYSAKRAEMKIRPVGF from the exons ATGTCTTTCTTTACCactgtattttgctttgagttAGTGCTCTATGCGTTGTTCGTCAACCAACCAGTTGCTTTGTCGGGAAATACTGCTGCCAAGCTAAAGACGGCTACTCAGCATTGCAACAACATTTACTTTTACGCTGGATCATCAAAAAAGATCGAAGCTATgctgaaagaaatgaaaaagcaaCTCACTCAAATACAAAGTGATATCGACACATTGAAAGGCGGTAACAACACTGTTAAAG TCAGGAGGAACTGTGCTGAGCTGTACAAATCTGGTGAAAGGAGCAGTGGTGTTTACACAATTGATCCTGATGGTTCAGGGGCCTTTGATGTGTTTTGTGACCAGACAACAGCCGGTGGGGGGTGGACAGTGTTCCAAAAGAGACTGGACGGATCGGTTGACTTTTACCGCGGCTGGTCTGACTACAAACAAGGCTTTGGTAACCTACGTGGCGAGTATTGGCTGGGACTGGACAAGATCCATCGTCTGACCAAACTGGTGAAGAATACGCTTCGAGTTGATTTGGAAGACACAAAAGGCAAAACCGCCTATGCTGCCTATGACATGTTTGCAGTGACCAGCGAGAGGGCCAAATACCAGTTGAGCCTTGGAACTTACTCAG GAACTGCTGGTGATTCGTTATCTTACCACCGTGGTGTTGCCTTTTCTACCAAGGACAAGGATAATGATCAGAATTCGGGAAACAATGCAGCGCTGTATAAAGGTGCTTGGTGGTATAAGAGTGGTCACCTGTCAAACCTAAACGGTCGTTATCACCATGGCAAACACTCTTCATATGCAGATGGAGTAAACTGGTTATCTTGGAAAGGATACTACTATTCCGCTAAAAGAGCTGAAATGAAGATTAGACCAGTTGGTTTCTAA